In Clostridium sp. DL-VIII, the following proteins share a genomic window:
- a CDS encoding DUF262 domain-containing protein yields the protein MTKIDEQVKENRKKFRVDHFDMVVSEYIQRKENKELILNPPYQRLFRWGIESQSELIESILIGIPIPPIFVFQNGEAKWEIIDGLQRTTSLINFLKEGSEQKFTGCQIITELNDKTFSQLPENIQRIVKNTRIRIELVEETDDIFSQYLLFNRLNANGEKLEAQEIRNFLIYKLNNAFYANIQILGNSKEFKETLGLKLDRIKKQENVEYVLKFFLGRDISNSTEAPKYDRIEDLITNETEQFLKKNNQEFLNNEIEVFKKTFNIIYSIFGANSFRWHHPKINNIANTFSIAIGISCILDKVNQSNQETLIKDITRQYFESDEYKKITARGYSPTKRMYELNRYSAKFFKGAIK from the coding sequence ATGACTAAGATAGATGAACAAGTTAAAGAAAATAGAAAAAAATTTAGAGTAGACCATTTTGATATGGTTGTTTCGGAATATATACAAAGAAAAGAAAATAAAGAATTAATATTAAATCCACCATATCAAAGGTTATTTAGATGGGGGATCGAAAGCCAATCAGAATTAATTGAGTCTATTTTAATAGGAATACCTATACCACCAATATTTGTATTTCAAAATGGAGAGGCTAAGTGGGAAATAATTGATGGTTTACAAAGAACAACATCATTGATAAATTTTTTAAAAGAAGGTTCAGAACAAAAATTTACTGGATGTCAGATAATAACAGAACTAAATGATAAAACATTTAGTCAGTTACCTGAGAATATACAAAGAATTGTAAAAAATACAAGAATTAGAATAGAGTTGGTTGAAGAAACTGATGATATTTTTAGTCAATATCTTTTATTTAATAGGCTTAATGCAAATGGTGAAAAGTTAGAAGCACAAGAAATTAGAAATTTTTTAATATATAAATTGAATAATGCTTTTTATGCAAATATTCAGATTTTAGGAAATTCCAAAGAATTTAAAGAAACTTTAGGTTTAAAATTAGATAGAATTAAAAAGCAGGAAAACGTAGAATATGTTTTAAAATTCTTCCTAGGGAGAGATATAAGTAATAGTACTGAAGCACCTAAGTATGATAGAATTGAGGATTTGATAACGAACGAAACGGAACAATTTCTGAAAAAGAATAACCAAGAGTTTTTGAATAATGAAATAGAGGTATTTAAAAAAACATTTAATATAATTTATTCAATTTTTGGAGCAAATTCATTTAGATGGCATCATCCTAAAATAAATAATATAGCCAATACATTTTCAATAGCAATAGGAATAAGTTGTATACTAGATAAAGTTAATCAAAGTAATCAGGAGACTTTAATAAAAGATATCACGAGACAATATTTTGAAAGCGATGAATATAAAAAAATCACAGCAAGAGGATATTCACCTACTAAAAGAATGTATGAATTAAATAGATATAGTGCGAAATTTTTTAAAGGGGCTATAAAATAA
- a CDS encoding TnsD family Tn7-like transposition protein, producing the protein MISFFPAPYEDEILYSILARYHLRSGNTSYVTTNQDLYNEGIITSSLDLPSNNDRLVENMPKSFGYTSEEIIKNYTLFNYYTAFIDAHEKQVVSEMLKGNDGRGVHSIVGAAQVSVKQQGYFKICPICYKEEIEDYGEAYLHRIHQIPEVFICNKHQVPLKISKQPIHYYGKNSYVPLLEIEFKENIINDLFINNLEHFLAINKYIQSLLCNEVNNKDYLWITDQYKNRLRELGLCTPSGRVNIDEVENRFIKFYGEEFLKLFDLNIYSNNITNWIKYMLRISRSNVNPIKHLLLIRFLGIDLEEFFNKKKEYKPFGDGPWICLNKICDNYCKPVIDSVEINYNCSKKKPVGKFKCECCGFTYARCGPDICEEDKYKIGRVITIGERYKEEIESLTRKGVSIRYISRELGLGQKTVKKYYFSEQ; encoded by the coding sequence ATGATCTCCTTTTTTCCTGCTCCTTATGAGGATGAAATACTTTATTCTATTTTAGCAAGATACCATTTAAGAAGTGGAAACACTAGTTATGTAACAACTAATCAAGATTTATACAATGAAGGAATTATTACTTCCAGCCTTGATTTGCCATCAAATAATGATAGATTGGTTGAGAATATGCCTAAGTCATTTGGATATACTTCGGAAGAAATTATAAAAAATTATACTTTATTTAATTACTATACAGCATTCATTGATGCTCATGAAAAACAAGTTGTATCGGAAATGCTAAAAGGAAACGATGGTAGAGGTGTGCATTCTATAGTTGGAGCAGCACAAGTTAGTGTAAAGCAACAGGGATATTTTAAAATATGTCCTATATGCTATAAAGAAGAAATAGAGGATTATGGAGAAGCATATTTACATAGAATACACCAAATTCCAGAAGTATTTATATGCAATAAGCATCAAGTTCCTTTAAAGATAAGTAAGCAACCAATTCATTATTATGGAAAAAATTCGTATGTACCATTGTTAGAAATAGAGTTTAAAGAAAACATTATAAATGATTTGTTTATTAATAATTTAGAGCATTTCCTAGCAATTAATAAATATATTCAATCTTTATTATGTAATGAAGTTAATAATAAAGACTATCTATGGATTACGGATCAATATAAAAATAGGTTAAGAGAATTAGGCTTGTGTACACCATCTGGAAGAGTAAATATAGATGAAGTAGAAAATAGATTTATTAAGTTCTATGGAGAGGAATTTTTAAAATTATTTGATTTAAATATCTATAGTAACAATATTACAAACTGGATTAAATACATGCTCAGAATAAGCAGATCAAATGTAAATCCAATAAAGCATTTGCTGCTAATAAGATTTTTAGGAATAGATTTAGAAGAATTTTTTAATAAGAAGAAAGAGTACAAGCCTTTTGGAGATGGTCCTTGGATTTGCTTAAATAAAATCTGTGATAACTATTGTAAGCCAGTAATAGATAGCGTTGAAATAAATTATAATTGCAGTAAGAAGAAGCCTGTTGGTAAGTTTAAATGTGAATGTTGTGGATTCACGTATGCTAGATGTGGACCAGATATATGTGAAGAAGATAAGTATAAGATTGGGAGGGTTATTACTATTGGGGAGAGGTATAAAGAAGAGATAGAAAGCCTTACAAGGAAAGGTGTAAGCATAAGGTATATATCTAGAGAACTTGGTTTGGGTCAGAAGACTGTAAAAAAGTATTATTTTAGTGAACAATAA
- a CDS encoding ATP-binding protein, which translates to MDKKIVLCNGAIAYRAEYKEQVIEEYKGNPFLEALPDISNKEKVIDSLGMYPYYNDDERKLPDHIRIHIISERLFKVFQPLPRHIDLESRISTMIRTGYISRNPLSKEYTESFISGFIKLHYEEIDNINGFCNTANSLSIIGASGLGKSSSLNRVLSNFPQVIAHYQYKDKKVSIYQVVWLKIDCPFDGSVKGLCIDFFSRIDQVLGTNYFEKYATSKRTVDTLLSVLGQVARNSGLGLLIIDEIQHLSQAKSGGVDKMLNFFTTLVNTVGIPVVLVGTMKAKNLLQNDFRMARRTLGTGGNIIWERLKNDESFSLLMDTIWEYQFTKKKTPLTEELINLLYEESQGIIDIAVKIYAMAQIKAISTGKEEITVDIIKEVVDKNLNAVKPMIDAMKSNDIRRIAKYEDISTIDYEDFLSKTNTDVNLNSRIQDYKIAKRKKQLSKKEEALIRLMELDIDRKKAVSAIEKVLSEDEEIGINKLVVEAIKVVDTIKATRNKSSNLKEDDIRFIIKSAKEEDKSPYLALKEKGYITSADFESREIV; encoded by the coding sequence ATGGATAAAAAGATTGTTTTGTGTAATGGTGCAATAGCATATAGAGCGGAATATAAGGAGCAAGTAATAGAAGAATATAAAGGAAATCCTTTTTTAGAAGCATTACCTGATATAAGTAATAAAGAAAAAGTAATAGATTCTTTAGGAATGTATCCCTATTATAATGATGACGAACGAAAACTACCAGATCACATAAGAATTCACATAATATCAGAAAGGTTATTTAAAGTTTTTCAACCGCTTCCAAGGCATATAGATTTAGAAAGTAGAATATCAACAATGATTAGAACAGGCTATATTTCAAGGAATCCATTAAGCAAAGAATATACAGAATCTTTTATTAGTGGTTTTATAAAGTTACATTATGAAGAGATAGATAATATAAATGGTTTTTGTAATACTGCAAATTCGTTATCTATTATTGGTGCATCAGGATTAGGGAAGAGTAGTAGTTTAAATAGAGTTCTTAGTAATTTTCCACAGGTTATAGCGCATTATCAATATAAAGATAAAAAAGTTTCTATTTATCAAGTTGTTTGGTTAAAAATCGATTGTCCATTCGATGGAAGTGTTAAAGGTCTTTGCATAGATTTTTTTAGTAGGATAGATCAAGTTTTAGGAACAAATTATTTTGAGAAATATGCAACATCAAAAAGAACAGTTGATACATTGTTAAGCGTCTTAGGACAAGTAGCGAGAAATAGTGGGCTGGGGTTGCTTATAATAGATGAAATACAACATTTAAGTCAAGCAAAATCTGGTGGAGTAGATAAAATGCTAAATTTCTTTACTACACTAGTAAATACAGTTGGAATTCCAGTAGTTTTAGTGGGAACGATGAAGGCGAAGAATCTGCTTCAAAATGATTTTAGGATGGCAAGAAGAACATTAGGAACAGGTGGAAACATAATATGGGAAAGATTAAAAAATGATGAAAGTTTCAGTTTGCTAATGGACACAATCTGGGAATACCAATTTACTAAAAAGAAAACACCATTAACAGAAGAATTGATTAATCTATTATATGAAGAATCTCAAGGAATAATAGATATAGCAGTAAAGATATATGCGATGGCACAAATAAAAGCAATATCCACAGGAAAAGAAGAAATCACTGTGGATATAATAAAGGAAGTTGTGGATAAAAATTTAAATGCAGTAAAGCCAATGATAGATGCAATGAAAAGTAATGATATACGAAGAATTGCTAAGTATGAAGATATTTCTACGATTGATTATGAAGATTTTCTATCCAAAACTAATACAGATGTTAATTTAAATTCTAGAATACAAGATTATAAGATTGCTAAAAGAAAAAAGCAGTTAAGTAAAAAAGAAGAGGCGCTTATAAGATTAATGGAGTTGGATATAGATAGGAAGAAGGCTGTTTCTGCTATAGAAAAGGTACTATCAGAAGATGAGGAAATTGGAATTAATAAATTGGTAGTTGAAGCAATAAAGGTAGTTGATACAATAAAAGCAACAAGAAATAAAAGTTCAAATTTAAAAGAAGATGATATTAGATTTATAATAAAGTCTGCAAAGGAAGAAGATAAATCACCTTATCTGGCTTTAAAAGAAAAGGGGTATATAACAAGTGCAGACTTTGAAAGCAGGGAGATTGTATGA
- a CDS encoding Mu transposase C-terminal domain-containing protein has translation MIQVNNLLKWLNGDERVDRILWFDKEEDIIFLIDVKENKMPIKYRMSYIEDMLKLENIAFEPSDKYINILKEEEIPTLYIQYRDKAWDVIKSIVDKEPYVYISKERRKLILYISENLNISESTINRYLKRYWCRGKNKNALVPEFKNSGGRGKEKSISEDTKRGRPRNNSQLLGKGINVDDNIKRIFKLSINKYYNTSSKNPLTTTYQLMIKEYFRNKDNQQDVLSNDQLPTYEQFKYWFYKNRNYKKEVVSRFGSKKYEQKHRAILGNTNNDVLGPGSLYQIDATVADVYVVSEFNRNWIIGRPVLYMVLDSFSRMIVGFYVGLEGPSFIGAAMALASVVEDKVKLCKEYDIEIAPEEWPVNNLPDHIIADRGEMEGKNIESLVQALGIGIKVTPPFRADWKGCVEQNFRVLNTYTKPFLVGKVDGNFKERGDKDYRLDAKLTIKEFTKIIIKTILYHNNSHVLREYDRSQFQIEDDVKAVPIELWNWGIENISGRLKSLPKDIVLLNLMPTGSATVTSKGIRFNGAYYASKESLEEHWFEKSRNSGSWKINISYDLRKMDYIYIKKDNGRDYEKCFLLEHQNKYKNKCFDDVQYLISREKLDVNLMKESELQAKVNLMDDIERIVDSAKQDYQYTNESNTERLKGIDENRKIEKQINRGNEYFEIGEEGEIARKDNIEEYDFNSNVMNELSLLKQRQRERRENLNG, from the coding sequence GTGATACAAGTTAACAATTTACTAAAATGGTTAAATGGAGACGAGCGAGTTGACAGGATTCTATGGTTTGATAAAGAAGAAGATATTATTTTTCTGATAGATGTAAAGGAAAATAAGATGCCTATAAAATACAGAATGTCTTATATAGAAGATATGCTCAAGTTAGAAAATATAGCGTTTGAACCAAGTGACAAATATATAAATATATTAAAGGAAGAAGAAATTCCTACATTATATATACAGTATAGAGATAAAGCATGGGATGTTATAAAATCGATAGTTGACAAAGAACCTTATGTTTATATTTCTAAAGAAAGAAGAAAACTAATTTTATATATATCAGAAAATCTGAATATTAGCGAAAGTACCATAAACAGATACCTTAAAAGATATTGGTGCAGAGGTAAGAATAAGAATGCTCTAGTTCCAGAATTTAAAAATTCAGGTGGAAGGGGTAAAGAAAAGAGTATTTCAGAAGACACAAAGAGAGGAAGACCAAGAAATAACAGTCAACTTTTAGGAAAAGGTATAAATGTGGATGATAATATTAAGAGAATTTTTAAACTATCCATTAATAAATATTACAATACCAGCAGCAAGAATCCGTTAACTACAACATATCAGTTGATGATAAAAGAGTATTTTAGAAATAAAGACAATCAACAAGATGTTTTATCAAATGATCAATTACCAACCTACGAACAATTTAAGTATTGGTTTTACAAAAATAGAAATTATAAGAAAGAAGTAGTAAGTAGATTCGGTTCTAAAAAATATGAGCAGAAGCATAGAGCCATTTTGGGGAATACTAATAATGATGTATTAGGGCCGGGAAGTTTATATCAAATAGATGCAACGGTTGCAGATGTGTATGTGGTGAGTGAATTCAATAGAAATTGGATTATTGGAAGACCAGTATTATATATGGTATTAGATTCTTTCAGCAGAATGATTGTAGGTTTTTATGTTGGATTAGAAGGACCAAGTTTTATTGGAGCAGCAATGGCATTGGCTAGTGTTGTAGAAGATAAAGTTAAGTTATGCAAAGAATATGATATTGAAATAGCACCAGAAGAATGGCCGGTCAATAATTTACCAGATCACATAATTGCGGATAGAGGTGAAATGGAAGGCAAAAATATTGAAAGTTTAGTGCAGGCATTAGGCATTGGAATAAAGGTTACACCCCCATTTAGAGCAGATTGGAAAGGTTGTGTAGAGCAAAACTTTAGAGTTTTAAATACTTATACTAAGCCTTTTTTAGTAGGAAAAGTGGATGGCAATTTCAAAGAACGTGGAGATAAAGATTATAGGCTAGATGCTAAACTAACAATAAAGGAATTCACTAAAATTATAATAAAAACAATACTTTATCATAATAACAGCCATGTTTTGAGGGAATATGATAGAAGTCAATTCCAGATAGAAGATGATGTAAAAGCAGTTCCTATTGAATTATGGAATTGGGGTATAGAGAATATTTCTGGAAGATTAAAAAGTTTGCCTAAAGATATTGTTCTATTAAACCTTATGCCGACAGGAAGTGCAACAGTAACAAGCAAGGGAATAAGATTCAATGGTGCATATTATGCTTCAAAAGAATCGCTAGAGGAACACTGGTTTGAAAAGTCTAGAAATAGTGGTAGCTGGAAAATAAATATTTCGTATGATTTAAGAAAGATGGATTATATCTATATAAAAAAAGATAATGGTAGAGATTATGAAAAATGCTTTTTGTTAGAACATCAAAATAAGTATAAAAATAAATGTTTTGATGATGTTCAATATTTAATAAGCAGAGAAAAACTAGATGTTAATTTAATGAAGGAATCAGAACTACAAGCAAAAGTAAATCTAATGGATGATATAGAAAGAATTGTAGATTCTGCAAAGCAAGATTATCAGTATACCAATGAAAGTAATACTGAAAGATTAAAAGGTATAGATGAAAATAGAAAAATAGAAAAACAAATAAATAGAGGAAACGAGTATTTTGAGATAGGGGAAGAGGGTGAAATTGCTAGAAAAGATAATATAGAAGAGTATGATTTCAACAGTAATGTAATGAATGAATTATCGTTGTTAAAGCAAAGACAAAGGGAAAGGAGAGAAAATTTAAATGGATAA
- a CDS encoding heteromeric transposase endonuclease subunit TnsA → MSKRNNTWSKQKLERYLREGRGKGNLASYKPWLTVQDFPSTGRASRILGNKTKRVHHFFSDLETQCFYLWDWDQKVIDIKEHYPLLNLYDVVDVEDINVNAFKDKYTNEQYVITTTFLILVRTAEGGIDCFARSVKYKSVLEKSTTMEKLELERRYWKAQDIDWAIVTEDDIPKEKVKNIQWFHAVLNEYKNYDIDEKSMVRLCGEFLDYANSSDLSIRKLAKDFEVKNSLKEGTGIFIFKYLLAARVVEIHMDKSIDLNLTFSEITK, encoded by the coding sequence ATGTCTAAAAGAAATAACACTTGGAGTAAGCAAAAATTAGAAAGATATTTAAGAGAAGGAAGAGGTAAAGGAAATTTGGCTTCATATAAGCCTTGGTTAACAGTTCAAGATTTTCCTTCCACAGGTAGAGCAAGTAGAATTCTAGGAAACAAGACAAAGAGAGTACATCATTTTTTCAGTGATTTGGAAACACAATGTTTTTATTTATGGGATTGGGATCAAAAGGTTATAGATATTAAAGAACATTATCCATTATTGAATCTGTATGATGTTGTAGATGTTGAGGATATAAATGTTAATGCTTTCAAAGATAAATATACAAATGAACAATATGTTATAACAACAACTTTTTTAATACTGGTGAGAACTGCAGAAGGAGGAATTGATTGTTTTGCAAGAAGTGTTAAATATAAATCAGTGTTAGAAAAATCAACAACTATGGAGAAGTTAGAACTGGAACGTAGGTATTGGAAAGCACAAGATATAGATTGGGCTATAGTGACAGAAGATGATATTCCTAAAGAAAAGGTTAAAAATATTCAATGGTTTCATGCAGTACTCAATGAATATAAAAATTATGATATTGATGAAAAATCTATGGTTAGATTATGTGGAGAATTCTTGGATTATGCTAACTCAAGTGATTTATCAATCAGAAAATTAGCCAAGGATTTTGAAGTTAAAAATTCTTTAAAGGAAGGAACCGGAATATTTATATTCAAATATCTTTTAGCAGCAAGAGTTGTAGAGATTCATATGGATAAGAGTATTGATTTGAATCTTACTTTTTCAGAAATCACTAAATAA
- a CDS encoding recombinase family protein, which produces MGIRNYFYGRVSSKDQNENRQLDAIKKLDIDSRDVYMDKASGKDFDRPEWNALKRSIRSGDVLFIKSIDRLGRNKTSILEQWKWLSDNDIDIVVLDMEILDTRKYKDLKGVGQLITDLVLQILAWLAEEERINIKQRQMEGIESAKLRNVKFGRPKIQVSDNFKTIYMQWKNGNFTAKKAMKMLDIKPNTFYRRVSEFENDTIRERMDNV; this is translated from the coding sequence ATGGGGATAAGAAATTACTTTTATGGAAGGGTATCTTCTAAAGATCAAAATGAAAATAGACAATTGGATGCAATTAAAAAGTTGGACATTGACTCCCGGGATGTGTATATGGATAAAGCCAGCGGTAAAGATTTTGATAGACCAGAATGGAATGCATTAAAAAGATCAATCAGAAGTGGAGATGTTTTGTTTATAAAATCTATTGATAGGCTCGGAAGAAATAAAACAAGCATTTTAGAGCAATGGAAGTGGCTTAGTGATAATGATATCGATATTGTAGTTTTAGATATGGAAATCTTAGATACACGTAAGTATAAAGATTTAAAAGGGGTAGGGCAATTAATTACGGATCTAGTTCTTCAAATATTAGCGTGGCTGGCAGAAGAAGAACGTATAAATATAAAGCAGCGACAAATGGAAGGCATAGAATCTGCGAAACTAAGAAATGTTAAATTTGGTAGACCTAAAATACAAGTAAGTGATAATTTCAAAACTATTTATATGCAGTGGAAGAATGGAAATTTCACTGCAAAAAAAGCCATGAAAATGCTTGATATCAAACCAAATACCTTTTATAGGAGGGTTTCAGAGTTTGAAAATGATACAATAAGGGAGCGAATGGATAATGTCTAA
- a CDS encoding DEAD/DEAH box helicase family protein: MRKKITVSDIISIYEISKWRKMDISFIEAGTGQGKSYFVINTLYEFAKSNNKKILFLINRSSSYEQFLYEIMTQCKKDIIDIATYQKLEYMSLFQKIDYDMTKYDYIVCDEFHYFLNDATFNDRTDIAFEQIMKQRNAVKIFMSATGENMERYIKENIKLYVNTEGITIKNYNLPINYDFIKKLSFFYKDETYEELIEQFIKDGTKAIFFMQNLEKACDLYKKYKAFCLFNCSKKEKKYYRHVNEKKIKKMLEEEKFEELILITTPCMDSGVNIKDINLKNIVVSIYDLDTLIQCIGRKRSVDYLDIINLYVRCLDNCTLGGIQIETINKLERLEYLKKHTDEEYIDKYPRSSGFDRAIYDNYRKNKNSIGKEINPLIEFKYKLILKEVGIIKSYRELGYGKFAYIKYLSDKFKINNYVLFEDEKKEAKIQEYFHKMEGEPIDKEERKNLIEVCNKKDSFGRKYASIGKLNKYLLENNFGYEIKAKIIKNKTYWIIVKR, translated from the coding sequence ATGAGAAAAAAAATTACAGTAAGTGATATTATATCAATATATGAAATTTCGAAATGGAGAAAGATGGATATATCATTTATAGAAGCAGGAACAGGACAAGGAAAAAGCTATTTTGTTATAAATACATTATATGAGTTTGCTAAAAGCAATAACAAAAAAATATTATTTCTAATTAATAGATCAAGTTCGTATGAACAATTTTTGTATGAAATTATGACACAATGCAAGAAGGATATTATAGATATAGCCACGTATCAAAAATTGGAATATATGAGTTTATTTCAAAAAATAGATTATGATATGACAAAATATGATTACATTGTATGTGATGAATTTCATTACTTCTTAAATGATGCAACATTTAATGACAGAACAGATATAGCATTTGAGCAAATAATGAAACAGAGAAATGCTGTTAAAATATTTATGAGTGCAACTGGGGAAAATATGGAGCGATATATAAAAGAAAATATTAAACTATATGTAAATACTGAAGGCATAACAATAAAAAATTATAATTTACCAATAAATTATGATTTTATAAAAAAGCTATCATTCTTCTATAAAGATGAGACTTATGAAGAGTTGATTGAACAATTTATTAAGGACGGAACTAAGGCGATATTTTTTATGCAAAATTTAGAAAAAGCATGTGATTTATATAAAAAATATAAAGCTTTTTGTCTATTTAATTGCAGTAAAAAGGAAAAAAAATATTATAGGCATGTGAATGAAAAGAAAATTAAAAAAATGTTAGAAGAAGAAAAGTTTGAAGAATTAATTTTAATAACAACTCCATGTATGGATTCTGGTGTAAATATTAAAGATATAAATTTAAAAAATATAGTAGTATCTATATATGATTTAGACACACTAATACAGTGTATTGGTAGAAAAAGATCAGTTGACTATTTAGATATAATAAATTTATATGTTAGATGTTTAGATAATTGTACGTTAGGTGGGATTCAAATAGAAACAATCAATAAACTAGAGCGCTTAGAATATTTAAAAAAGCACACCGATGAAGAATATATAGATAAATATCCTAGATCTAGTGGATTTGATAGGGCTATATATGATAATTATCGAAAAAATAAAAATAGTATTGGTAAAGAAATAAATCCATTAATTGAATTTAAGTATAAACTAATTCTAAAAGAGGTAGGCATAATTAAGTCCTATAGAGAACTTGGATATGGGAAATTTGCATATATCAAATATTTATCAGATAAATTTAAGATAAATAATTATGTATTATTCGAAGACGAAAAGAAAGAAGCAAAAATTCAAGAGTATTTTCATAAAATGGAAGGAGAACCAATAGATAAAGAGGAACGAAAAAATTTAATTGAGGTTTGCAACAAAAAAGATTCTTTTGGAAGAAAATATGCATCAATTGGAAAATTAAATAAATATTTATTGGAAAATAATTTTGGCTATGAGATTAAGGCTAAAATTATAAAGAACAAAACTTATTGGATCATAGTTAAAAGATAA
- a CDS encoding cell wall-binding repeat-containing protein has translation MIKKTNKLIASLLITLSIVSLFPTINAFAETKFSQSENDQYKNFLDTECTKTDNLGVYIRKSDGKYFGRCTVSGSDDVKVSNETVDGDNYYASSDGSLVKNTWESLYNGYVYKWHYYGSDYQEVKYQYKTIDGKKYYFDKNGYLSTGWKKRTADENIKANANDKHWYYFGEDGSITEGWIQSGGKWYYIYSDGLMAYDTTTPDGYYVNKNGVFVN, from the coding sequence ATGATAAAAAAAACAAATAAGTTAATTGCAAGTTTACTAATAACTTTATCTATAGTTTCATTATTTCCAACAATAAATGCTTTTGCTGAAACAAAGTTTTCACAATCAGAAAACGACCAGTATAAAAATTTTTTAGACACAGAATGCACCAAAACCGATAATTTAGGTGTCTACATAAGAAAGTCAGATGGAAAGTATTTCGGAAGATGTACTGTGTCTGGTTCAGATGATGTAAAAGTGTCAAATGAAACAGTAGATGGAGATAACTACTATGCTTCTTCTGACGGAAGCTTAGTTAAGAACACATGGGAATCGCTTTATAACGGATACGTTTATAAGTGGCATTACTATGGATCTGATTATCAAGAAGTAAAATATCAATATAAAACAATTGATGGTAAAAAATACTACTTTGATAAAAATGGGTATTTAAGTACTGGATGGAAAAAAAGAACTGCAGACGAAAATATCAAAGCTAATGCAAATGATAAGCATTGGTACTATTTTGGAGAAGATGGTTCAATAACAGAAGGTTGGATTCAAAGTGGGGGTAAGTGGTATTACATTTATTCTGATGGTCTAATGGCCTATGATACAACAACACCTGATGGATATTATGTAAATAAAAATGGTGTTTTTGTTAATTGA
- a CDS encoding cell wall-binding repeat-containing protein, with translation MSKTLRRISRGLAIMILTIASASVTVFAANQEGWIQNSDGTWSYNNNGSLYKYTWLHLNGQKWYYFDGSGKMTTGWFKNNGEWYYFYSDGSMASNTIIDGYRLNASGQWANDSGNVVEDSKKIDPVGTAPGHGTLAINYDNVQVFRDEATTEVWMWIPGGPWTLDTSLSTVPKKEEGKSDDLLNGVASSIDYTNYSYTTTAMALKGHEYVIAVKWKPRYRGVTVEFYKDNYSIGKENELLFTKDI, from the coding sequence ATGAGTAAAACTTTAAGAAGAATATCAAGAGGCTTAGCAATTATGATTCTTACAATAGCATCTGCATCAGTGACAGTATTTGCAGCAAATCAAGAAGGTTGGATACAAAACTCTGACGGAACTTGGAGTTATAACAATAATGGAAGTCTTTATAAATACACATGGCTGCATTTAAATGGACAGAAATGGTATTACTTTGATGGAAGTGGGAAAATGACAACTGGGTGGTTTAAAAACAATGGTGAGTGGTATTATTTTTATTCAGATGGTTCTATGGCCAGTAATACAATAATCGATGGATATAGATTAAATGCTAGTGGGCAGTGGGCAAATGATAGTGGCAATGTAGTTGAAGACAGCAAAAAGATAGATCCTGTTGGAACTGCTCCCGGACATGGAACGCTAGCAATAAATTATGACAATGTACAAGTCTTTAGAGATGAAGCAACGACAGAGGTATGGATGTGGATTCCGGGAGGACCTTGGACTTTAGATACAAGTTTAAGCACTGTACCTAAAAAAGAAGAAGGTAAAAGTGATGATCTTTTAAATGGAGTAGCCAGCTCTATAGATTATACCAATTATTCATATACGACTACAGCAATGGCACTAAAAGGGCATGAATATGTGATTGCTGTTAAATGGAAGCCAAGATACAGAGGGGTTACAGTTGAATTCTATAAGGATAATTATTCAATTGGTAAAGAAAACGAGTTGCTTTTTACGAAAGATATTTAG